A single genomic interval of Demequina sp. NBRC 110054 harbors:
- a CDS encoding iron ABC transporter permease, with translation MTAVAARPTGRAPRLGAGLCLAASALALMGIASLFLGASTISPSDVWDALSGVDAASDDALIVRTLRVPRTVTALLVGAALGIAGGLMQAVTRNPLADPGILGVNAGAALAVALGIVATGATNAFGYMWFAFLGAGLAGAAVYLVGGALTAKVSVVRLTLAGVAVSTVLASLTRVLLVNYPGAFDAFRYWDVGTLSGRTLDIAAAVAGPIAVGAGLALVLAVRLNVLALGKDLATSLGSSPRWTFAVAALAVMLLAGGATAAVGPVGFIGLAAAHAARAITGPDYRWLLPYAALLGGIILLAADIIGRVVAAPAEIQTGIMTAVIAGPVFIAVARRRRVMEL, from the coding sequence GTGACGGCAGTCGCAGCACGACCCACGGGCAGAGCCCCGCGCCTCGGCGCGGGGCTCTGCCTCGCCGCGTCCGCGCTCGCGCTCATGGGCATCGCCTCGCTGTTCCTGGGCGCCAGCACGATCTCACCCTCGGACGTGTGGGACGCGCTCTCCGGAGTCGACGCCGCGAGCGACGACGCGCTCATCGTCCGCACCCTGCGCGTCCCCCGCACCGTGACCGCGCTGCTGGTCGGCGCCGCGCTCGGCATCGCCGGCGGCCTCATGCAGGCCGTGACGCGCAACCCGCTCGCCGACCCCGGCATCCTCGGCGTCAATGCCGGCGCGGCCCTCGCGGTCGCGCTCGGGATCGTCGCGACCGGCGCGACGAACGCCTTCGGCTACATGTGGTTCGCGTTCCTCGGGGCGGGACTCGCGGGGGCGGCCGTCTACCTCGTGGGCGGCGCGCTCACCGCCAAGGTCTCCGTCGTCCGTCTGACTCTGGCCGGGGTGGCGGTGTCCACCGTGCTGGCCTCGCTCACGCGCGTGCTGCTCGTCAACTATCCGGGCGCGTTCGACGCCTTCCGCTACTGGGACGTCGGCACCCTGTCCGGGCGGACGCTCGACATCGCGGCGGCCGTCGCAGGCCCGATCGCGGTCGGCGCGGGGCTCGCGCTCGTCCTCGCGGTGCGGCTCAACGTGCTCGCGCTGGGCAAGGACCTCGCGACGTCGCTCGGCTCGTCGCCGCGGTGGACGTTCGCCGTCGCCGCGCTCGCCGTCATGCTGCTCGCGGGAGGTGCGACCGCGGCCGTGGGCCCGGTCGGCTTCATCGGACTCGCCGCGGCGCACGCGGCCCGTGCGATCACCGGACCGGACTACCGCTGGCTGCTGCCCTACGCCGCGCTGCTCGGCGGCATCATCCTGCTCGCCGCCGACATCATCGGCCGCGTCGTCGCGGCGCCCGCCGAGATCCAGACGGGCATCATGACCGCCGTCATCGCGGGCCCCGTGTTCATCGCGGTGGCGCGCCGCAGGAGGGTGATGGAGCTGTGA
- the fepB gene encoding Fe2+-enterobactin ABC transporter substrate-binding protein: MSLRSAAAGAFAAVAVLATAACSGGSTAAEAESSATATASSSASAEAAAFPRTITHESGETTLEAEPERIVSTSITLTGTLLAIDAPVVGTAATTVTEGMTDDNGFFAQWADVAVAQGVEPLYTLNDDGPDLEAIIAAEPDLIVASTTGYEAAAEFYDELSAIAPTIVVNYSDKTWQDLALEMGTWTGNEAEAEAVVAEFDAAVEEAAAAITIPEGAVAQGIVFNNLEYDSAVAKIGGTHVTLLESLGFEVVDADEALDTYEGARDDFMFVSPENLPEAFTGDIIFLINGTDTQKEALLSTELLANVPAVETGDVYPLGATSFRIDYYSSLMIVEDVVEAFGA, from the coding sequence ATGAGTCTCCGTAGTGCCGCTGCGGGAGCGTTCGCCGCTGTCGCCGTGCTCGCGACCGCCGCCTGCTCAGGCGGTTCGACCGCCGCCGAGGCCGAGTCGTCCGCGACCGCCACCGCATCGTCGTCCGCGTCCGCCGAGGCCGCCGCCTTCCCCCGCACGATCACCCACGAGTCGGGCGAGACGACGCTCGAGGCCGAGCCCGAGCGCATCGTCTCCACGTCGATCACGCTCACCGGCACGCTCCTGGCGATCGACGCCCCCGTCGTCGGCACGGCCGCGACGACCGTCACCGAGGGCATGACCGACGACAACGGCTTCTTCGCGCAGTGGGCGGATGTCGCGGTCGCGCAGGGCGTCGAGCCGCTCTACACCCTCAACGACGACGGGCCGGACCTCGAGGCGATCATCGCGGCCGAGCCCGACCTCATCGTCGCCTCGACCACCGGCTACGAGGCCGCGGCCGAGTTCTACGACGAGCTGTCCGCGATCGCGCCGACGATCGTCGTGAACTACTCCGACAAGACCTGGCAGGACCTCGCCCTCGAGATGGGCACGTGGACCGGCAACGAGGCCGAGGCCGAGGCCGTCGTCGCCGAGTTCGACGCCGCCGTCGAGGAGGCCGCGGCCGCGATCACGATCCCCGAGGGCGCCGTGGCCCAGGGCATCGTCTTCAACAACCTCGAGTACGACTCCGCGGTCGCGAAGATCGGCGGCACGCACGTGACGCTGCTCGAGTCGCTCGGCTTCGAGGTCGTCGACGCCGACGAGGCGCTCGACACCTACGAGGGTGCCCGCGACGACTTCATGTTCGTCTCGCCGGAGAACCTGCCCGAGGCCTTCACCGGCGACATCATCTTCCTCATCAACGGCACCGACACGCAGAAGGAGGCGCTGCTGTCGACCGAGCTGCTCGCCAACGTGCCCGCGGTGGAGACCGGCGACGTCTACCCCCTCGGCGCGACGTCGTTCCGCATCGACTACTACAGCTCGCTGATGATCGTCGAGGACGTCGTCGAGGCCTTCGGCGCCTGA
- the hemQ gene encoding hydrogen peroxide-dependent heme synthase → MTDQPEGFTLFSVLDGLLDVPDEELAEVVEHFDMAVEELGDYDVVLRGIYDVSGLRADGTVMLWLHGPKLEDLQLALRELHATELLAGTKLVWSAAGVHRAAEFNRAHVPGFLRGEHPRNWLTVYPFVRSYEWYLLPEEERSQMLREHGMKGAAFKGVVANTVAAFALGDYEWLLPMEADEVTDLVDMMRDLRYTEARRHVREELPFYTGRRVTTAEAVEVLAS, encoded by the coding sequence ATGACCGATCAGCCTGAAGGCTTCACCCTGTTCTCCGTCCTCGACGGGCTTCTCGACGTCCCCGACGAGGAGCTGGCCGAGGTAGTCGAGCACTTCGACATGGCGGTCGAGGAGCTCGGCGACTATGACGTGGTCCTGCGCGGCATCTACGACGTGTCCGGGCTCCGCGCCGACGGCACCGTGATGCTCTGGCTCCACGGCCCCAAGCTTGAGGACCTTCAGCTCGCCCTGCGCGAGCTCCACGCCACCGAGCTGCTCGCCGGCACCAAGCTCGTGTGGTCCGCGGCCGGCGTGCACCGCGCCGCCGAGTTCAACCGTGCCCACGTGCCGGGCTTCCTTCGCGGCGAGCACCCCCGCAACTGGCTCACCGTCTACCCCTTCGTCCGCTCGTACGAGTGGTACCTCCTGCCGGAGGAGGAGCGCTCTCAGATGCTGCGCGAGCACGGCATGAAGGGCGCGGCGTTCAAGGGCGTCGTCGCGAACACCGTCGCCGCCTTCGCGCTCGGCGACTACGAGTGGCTCCTGCCGATGGAGGCCGACGAGGTCACCGACCTGGTCGACATGATGCGCGACCTGCGCTACACCGAGGCTCGCCGGCACGTCCGCGAGGAGCTGCCGTTCTACACCGGTCGTCGCGTGACGACCGCCGAGGCCGTGGAGGTCCTCGCGTCATGA
- a CDS encoding iron chelate uptake ABC transporter family permease subunit, translated as MSRTRHLRAAGMSFAYSPRAVLVSAMLLVATLAVAILSLGTGTISLSPDVVARAVLGLGEPSDVLIVRDLRLPRVATALLVGACLGVSGAIFQSVSRNPLGSPDFLGFTTGAATGAILQIIVFGGGAAAVALSAFAGGIGTAVLVYVLSYRGGATGGSRLVLVGVGMGAVLAAVNQLIIVRADLDAAFDAQIWASGSLNIRTWEDVVPILIGAIILIPLALTLQKRASMVEMGDAAAASLGVRPEALRLAAMAVGVALAAAATATVGPIAFVALAAAPLARALTRRSGPAFGSGALMGALLLASADLLSGLASDLIQIPVGLMTGLLGGLYLIWLLTRSRL; from the coding sequence TTGTCCCGAACCCGCCACCTTCGCGCTGCGGGGATGTCCTTCGCCTACTCGCCGCGTGCCGTGCTCGTCTCGGCGATGCTGCTCGTCGCCACGCTCGCCGTCGCGATCCTCTCGCTCGGCACCGGGACCATCTCCCTGAGCCCCGACGTGGTCGCGCGGGCCGTCCTCGGCCTCGGCGAGCCCAGCGACGTCCTCATCGTGCGCGATCTGCGGCTGCCGCGCGTGGCCACGGCCCTGCTCGTCGGCGCATGCCTCGGGGTCTCAGGCGCGATCTTCCAGTCGGTGTCGCGCAACCCGCTTGGCTCGCCCGACTTCCTGGGTTTCACCACGGGCGCCGCGACTGGCGCGATCCTCCAGATCATCGTGTTCGGGGGAGGGGCCGCCGCGGTCGCGCTGTCGGCGTTCGCGGGAGGCATCGGTACCGCGGTGCTCGTATACGTGCTCTCGTATCGCGGCGGCGCGACGGGCGGCAGCCGGCTGGTGCTGGTCGGCGTCGGCATGGGCGCCGTGCTCGCCGCGGTCAACCAGCTCATCATCGTGCGCGCGGACCTCGACGCGGCGTTCGACGCCCAGATCTGGGCCTCGGGAAGCCTCAACATCCGCACGTGGGAGGACGTGGTCCCGATCCTCATCGGCGCCATCATCCTCATCCCGCTGGCGCTGACGCTCCAGAAGCGCGCGTCGATGGTCGAGATGGGCGACGCGGCCGCGGCCTCGCTCGGGGTGCGTCCCGAGGCGCTGCGCCTCGCCGCGATGGCCGTCGGTGTCGCGCTCGCGGCGGCAGCCACCGCGACCGTCGGCCCGATCGCCTTCGTCGCCCTCGCGGCCGCCCCGCTCGCGCGAGCCCTCACCCGCCGCTCCGGACCGGCCTTCGGCTCGGGTGCGCTCATGGGTGCGCTGCTGCTCGCGTCCGCGGACCTGCTGTCGGGGCTCGCGAGTGACCTCATCCAGATCCCCGTGGGCCTCATGACGGGGCTGCTCGGCGGGCTCTACCTCATCTGGCTGCTGACAAGGAGCAGGCTGTGA
- a CDS encoding ferrochelatase has protein sequence MTDTATPASSLPPLAASSRTLDATTYDCILLAGFGGPEGQHDVIPYLRNVTRGRGIPDERLEEVSHHYRHFGGISPINEQNRELKAALEGEIAARGLDLPVYWGNRFWAPYFSDALKELHADGHRKVLVLVTTAFSSYSGCRAYREDLATALEETGLTGQIELDKVRQYFDHPGFVEPNVEAVRAGLRSLAEQGKGDNVHVMFATHSIPTSAASVSGPREALPDGTPVEVGGENEWYAGGGWYAEQQRAVAALVMGRLADEFPGVASSLVYQSRSGDPRVPWLEPDINDAIEALPADTTGLVISPVGFVSDHMEVIWDLDNEAQETCDERGLTMVRVPTVGVDPAFVSGLIDLVEERHVAPGGKPRERAALTGLGPWQDVCPTDCCLGRAAKPTIASAE, from the coding sequence ATGACCGATACCGCGACCCCCGCATCGTCCCTTCCCCCGCTCGCCGCATCGTCCCGCACCCTGGACGCGACGACCTACGACTGCATCCTGCTCGCCGGCTTCGGCGGCCCCGAGGGGCAGCACGACGTGATCCCGTACCTGCGCAACGTCACGCGCGGCCGCGGCATCCCCGACGAGCGCCTCGAGGAGGTGTCGCACCACTATCGGCACTTCGGCGGCATCAGCCCCATCAACGAGCAGAACCGCGAGCTCAAGGCCGCGCTCGAGGGCGAGATCGCCGCGCGCGGGCTCGACCTGCCCGTGTACTGGGGCAACCGCTTCTGGGCGCCCTACTTCTCGGACGCGCTGAAGGAGCTCCATGCGGACGGCCACCGCAAGGTGCTGGTGCTCGTCACCACGGCGTTCTCGTCGTACTCGGGCTGCCGCGCCTACCGGGAGGACCTCGCGACCGCGCTCGAGGAGACCGGGCTGACCGGGCAGATCGAGCTCGACAAGGTGCGCCAGTACTTCGACCACCCCGGATTCGTCGAGCCGAACGTCGAGGCCGTGCGCGCGGGGCTGAGGTCGCTCGCCGAGCAGGGCAAGGGCGACAACGTCCACGTGATGTTCGCGACGCACTCCATCCCGACCTCCGCAGCCTCCGTCTCTGGCCCGCGCGAGGCGCTTCCCGACGGCACGCCCGTCGAGGTGGGCGGCGAGAACGAGTGGTACGCGGGCGGCGGCTGGTACGCCGAGCAGCAGCGCGCGGTGGCGGCGCTCGTCATGGGCCGCCTTGCCGACGAGTTCCCCGGCGTCGCGTCGTCGCTCGTCTACCAGTCGCGTTCGGGAGACCCGCGCGTGCCGTGGCTCGAGCCCGACATCAACGACGCGATCGAGGCGCTGCCCGCCGACACCACGGGGCTCGTGATCTCGCCCGTCGGCTTCGTCTCGGACCACATGGAGGTCATCTGGGACCTCGACAACGAGGCGCAGGAGACGTGCGATGAGCGCGGGCTGACGATGGTGCGCGTGCCGACGGTGGGCGTCGACCCGGCGTTCGTGTCCGGGCTGATCGACCTTGTCGAGGAGCGTCACGTCGCTCCCGGGGGCAAGCCCCGCGAGCGTGCGGCGCTCACGGGCCTCGGCCCGTGGCAGGACGTCTGCCCGACGGACTGCTGCCTGGGCCGCGCCGCGAAGCCGACCATCGCCTCGGCCGAGTAG
- a CDS encoding LLM class flavin-dependent oxidoreductase, whose product MLRSALALSPTWLRASSWRRDDSQVETMFGPEHYATVALAAERAGFDALFRPDAMTLDPERLADSPGFANIDPLVLLAYLAAVTERIGLFTTASTTFAPPFLVARQLQSLDRVSGGRAGLNAVTSLGGAENFGDQPMASSEDRLARASEWLDVVAALWASFPDEALVMDRAAGRFADPHLVRPVDFAGEQIAVKGPIDVPAVSRGRIPVMMAGGGPAWTDQAGRHADAVFVACPTDEVAAATRLALRDAASRHGRADDAVATMPGLSLHLADSRAEAEALAAASRTEGDPRHPLGGPLHWTVIGTVDDAADEIERRAGAGIVDGFVALPGGWRGSIDLVTEELMPELARRGLVRGGGDSSTLAERWALVPPS is encoded by the coding sequence ATGCTCCGCAGCGCCCTCGCGCTGTCGCCGACGTGGCTGCGCGCGTCGTCGTGGCGCCGCGACGACTCCCAGGTCGAGACGATGTTCGGTCCCGAGCACTACGCGACCGTCGCCCTCGCGGCGGAGCGGGCGGGCTTCGATGCCCTGTTCCGCCCCGACGCGATGACCCTCGATCCGGAGAGGCTCGCCGATTCGCCGGGCTTCGCGAACATCGATCCGCTCGTGCTGCTCGCGTACCTCGCGGCGGTGACCGAGCGGATCGGGCTGTTCACGACCGCGTCGACGACGTTCGCGCCGCCGTTCCTCGTGGCGCGTCAGCTGCAGTCGCTCGATCGGGTCAGCGGCGGCCGCGCGGGCCTCAATGCGGTGACCTCGCTCGGCGGCGCGGAGAACTTCGGCGATCAGCCGATGGCCTCGTCGGAGGACCGGCTCGCGCGCGCCTCCGAGTGGCTCGACGTCGTTGCGGCGCTGTGGGCGTCCTTCCCGGACGAGGCGCTCGTGATGGATCGCGCCGCGGGTCGCTTCGCTGACCCGCATCTCGTGCGCCCCGTGGACTTCGCGGGCGAGCAGATCGCCGTCAAGGGGCCGATCGACGTGCCCGCGGTGTCGCGCGGCCGCATCCCCGTGATGATGGCCGGCGGCGGCCCCGCGTGGACCGACCAGGCGGGTCGCCACGCGGACGCCGTGTTCGTGGCGTGTCCGACGGATGAGGTGGCCGCGGCGACGCGCCTCGCGCTGAGGGATGCCGCCTCGCGGCATGGGCGCGCGGACGATGCGGTGGCGACGATGCCAGGGCTGAGCCTTCACCTGGCGGACAGTCGGGCCGAGGCCGAGGCGCTCGCGGCTGCCTCGCGCACCGAGGGTGATCCCCGGCACCCGCTCGGCGGGCCCCTGCACTGGACGGTGATCGGGACGGTGGACGATGCGGCGGACGAGATCGAGCGCCGCGCCGGGGCCGGGATCGTCGACGGCTTCGTCGCGCTGCCGGGCGGGTGGCGAGGGTCGATCGACCTGGTCACGGAGGAGCTCATGCCCGAGCTTGCGCGTCGCGGTCTCGTGCGTGGCGGAGGCGACTCGTCGACGCTCGCGGAGCGGTGGGCGCTGGTTCCTCCCTCGTAA